The stretch of DNA ATGAACGCATCTCAAGAGAATCTTTGGCCGGCGCCGTTTGCCAGCAAGTCGCTTGACGCCACCGTTGTGGTGCCGGGCAGCAAATCCCTGTCGAACCGTTATCTCATTCTTGCGGCTCTCGGGCATCGTCCTGTGCGATTGGTCGGGCTGTTGCGCTCGCGTGATACCGAGCTGATGATGGACGCGCTGCGTTCGTTGGGAGTGCGCTGCGAAATCGATGAGCAGGTTGACACCACGGTGACGGTGGTGCCGCCGTCCGACGGCCGGTTCCACGGTGGTACGAAGGTGTTCTGCGGTCTTGCGGGAACGGTGATGCGCTTTGTGCCCGGTCTTGCCATGTTCGCGGACGGTCCTGTGGATTTCGACGGTGACGAGCAGGCGTACGCACGTCCGATGAAGCCCGTGTTGGACGGTCTTGAACAGTTGGGGGCATGTATCGAATACCGCGGCGAGGAAGGTCGCCTGCCATTTACAATCACTCCACCTCAAACGGTGAGCCAGCGCGTCAAGCCGAGCGTAGTCAGCATTGATTCTTCGGGATCCTCGCAGTTCATTTCAGGACTATTGCTCATCGGCTCTCGAGTGCCAGGCGGTTTGGAACTGCATCACACGGGGGAGAAGACGCCGAGTTTGCCTCATATTCGCATGACCGTGGCCGATCTGCAAGGTTCCGGCGTGCGTGCCAACGCAGACGAACACGCCCGCGTATGGACCGCGCAGCCGGGAGCCGTGCAGTTGCCCGAAACCGTGACGGTCGAGCCTGACCTGTCGAATGCCGCCCCGTTCCTCGGCGCCGCACTGATCGCCGGCGGAACCGTTCGCGTGCCTCACTGGCCGGAATCCACCACCCAGCCGGGCGTCCTGCTTCCCGGATACTTGGAACATATGGGCGCTGAAATCAGCTTCCCCGTGATCGACGGCGTCCGGTACTGCGAAGTGACCGGCAGCGGCCATATCAACGGCTTGGGTGATTTCGACCTGACCGCGGCAGGCGAGATCGCGCCATCGCTGGCCGCAATCCTGCTTTTCGCTGACAAGCCTACGCGCATGCTGGGCATCGGCCACTTGCGCGGCCACGAGACGAACCGTCTGGAAGCATTGGTCAACGAAATCACCAGAGTCGGGGGAGAAGCCCGTGAGCTGGCCGACGGTTTGGAGATCGTGCCAGTGCCGGCAATGAATCTCAAGCCGGCTGAAATGGAAACCTATGCGGACCATCGCATGGCGACGTTCGCCGCGATGCTAGGGCTGAAAATCAACGGCATTCTAATCAAGAACATCGCCACCACTGCGAAAACGCTTCCCGATTTCGCGAATATGTGGACCAACATGCTTGCCTAGCAAGGATTGTCAAAGATAATCCGCAAATAATCCACGATACTGAAAACGGTACGGAAATGTCCTTCATCCGCAAAAACAGAAGAAGGACATTTCTACGTTTGCACAGAATACGTATTTGTATTGCATTTCGAGCGATGGGAGCGCAGATGCCTGACAGCTACAAGAAGCTCATCAAGAGCAACCCCGACGAGACCGAGATCAGGAGTTTCCTAGTGGACGGCGACCAGGTATCCGTGACTCTGCGCATTCCTGATACCTTGCGCGACGCGGCGAAGGAGGAGGCCCTGCGGGGCATGAGCTTCTCCGCTTTCGTGCGCACCTGCATGATCGAAGAGCTCGCGAAGAAGGGGGCGCGAGCATGATTCGGGTCAAGACTCTCACCGTCCAGCTCATAGATGAGCAGCCGGACCGCATCCGCATCTGCCGCATCACCGGCGAGTCGCTCGTGACCGTCATCGTTCCGAGGGAGGACCTCGCCGAGGCGAAGTCGCTGCCGAACATCCCTCAGCGCGGCGTCTACTACCTGCTCGACGAGAACCACGGCAACGTGAGCCGCGTCTACGCGGGGCAGACGACCCAGGGCATCGCCCGGCTCGACGCGCACAAGACAAAGAAGGAATTTTGGAACAAGGCCGTCATGTTCCTCGACGACGACCAGAACATCAGCAGGGACGAACTGGATGTCCTCGAGGCGAAGGCCATCGACTACGTGCGCACCCACGGCTCGTACGAGACCGACAACTCGGCGACGCCCAAGCCCTACGTCGACCCATATAAAGAAGAGTCCGTCGAGCGCTTGCACAAGAGGATCCTCTTCAGGATGGCGGCTCTGGGGTACGACCTCAACAGGGTCGACCAAGGCCCCGCAGGTGCGCCGGCGGTCTTCCACACGAAGAAGAACGGCATACGCGGTGCGGGGCGCTATGACAAGGCCACCGGGCACTTCACCGTGCTCGCCGGCTCGAAAGGAACCTCTCGGGGCCCGTGCTGAAGAACGTGGGCGTCGCGGTCGCGCGCAGGGAGATATTCGGCGATTCGTGCGGCACCGCAGAGCTCGCCGAGGACATCGAGTTCCCAACGCCCAGCGCCGCGGCGGTGTTCGTGCTCGGCGGCAGCCAGAACGGCTGGACCGAATGGGTAAGCGACGACGGAGAAACGCTCAACCAAGTCTATAGAAGCGAAGGAAACTAAATCAACAAGCAGTGGCTGGCCTCCAAGATATAGGATTCCGCCAACAAGATGCGCTCCAAGATTGAGGTTAACGAGTACGAGGGTTACATTCTGGGATTCATTTTCTACAAATTCTTGTCCAGGACGGAAGTCGACCGCATCGATGTCGCTTTCGACGTCCGTCCCAGCCGTGCGGCTGAGAAGTGGCTGAACGCATGGTGCTCTCATAGCTGATTGAAGAACTTTGTCAGGAAATGATTGCTTTTTCGGGGAGCCCATCGAAGTCAAGCATCGAAAAACAAAATAAGTTCAGAGCCAAATGCAAGTCTTTATAATAGATGCGACCGAGATTTGAGGATGGTGGTTGCACAATCATACTTCCGATGGGGCAGCCCATCGGAACCGACGAAGATCACGGTATCGTTTTTGATGTCCTTCAGCTTGAGTTCGCCGTGCGCTCTTTACCTGCTGAGTTTTTACTCCCTGTTACATGTGAACACGTTTCCGGCATATCTGGGTAGTAAATGCCGCGGCATTTCCCCTGATAACTCCCATTTTTATCAAGACGGCAGGATTTTTTACTCCCCAAACCACTTGGGAAAACGCCATGCGGAGGCCATCGAAAAGCCCATTGAGTTCGATTTGAGTTTCACGGGCCTTGAAACGGCCCTGTCTCGCCCTCAGGGACAAAAACCGCGCGTCCACTCGCTTGGGATAAATCCTTACTCCCATTCTTCCGAATAGAACCCCGTACCTTGTTGTCTTGAAACACGGGGAGTAAATAGCGAAATCGCAGGTGAAAGGGAATAAAACGACAAAAGCCTCTGTCCCAACGCGGGGACGGAGGCTCGATTATCGTTTTTACTCACCGATGCCGCTGGCGGCTTTGCCGTGAGTCGCATACGAAACGAAACTCAGCAGTACACCACGGCACTCAAAAGTGCAGGTCAAAGCCTTGTCGGCTTATTCCCACTCGATGGTTGCCGGCGGCTTGGACGTGCAGTCGAGCACCACACGGTTGATCTGACGGCATTCATTGGTGATACGCGTCGAAATCGTGGCAAGCACATCGTACGGAATGCGGGACCAGTCTGCGGTCATGGCATCTTCGGAGGAAACCGGACGCAACACGATCGGCGAACCATATGTGCGCTCGTCGCCCTGCACACCTACGGAATGCACATCGGCAAGGAGCACGACCGGGCACTGCCAGATATCGCGGTCAAGACCAGCCTTAGAAAGCTCTTCGCGAGCGATGGCGTCGGCCTCGCGAAGCAGATCCAAACGTTCCTTGGTGATCTCGCCGATGATGCGGATGCCGAGGCCCGGGCCAGGGAACGGCTGACGCCAGACGATTTCGTCCGGCAATCCAAGCTCGGTACCGATGGCACGAACCTCATCCTTGAACAGGGTGCGCAGTGGCTCGACGAGCTGGAACTTGATGTCGTCAGGCAGGCCGCCCACATTGTGGTGCGACTTGATGTTGGCTGCGCCGTCGCCGCCGCCGGATTCCACAACATCCGGGTAGAGGGTGCCTTGAACGAGGAACTTGACTTCCTTGCCGGAAGCGCCCGCCTCTTCGATGACCTGTCGCTGGGCCTTTTCGAACGTGCGAATGAACTTTTCGCCGATGATCTTGCGCTTCTTCTCCGGCTCGCTCACACCCTTCAGGGCGGTGAGGAAGTCCTCGGAGGCGTCTACAGCGATGAGCTTGATGCCGGTCGCCTCGACGAAATCATGCTTGAC from Bifidobacterium catenulatum PV20-2 encodes:
- the aroA gene encoding 3-phosphoshikimate 1-carboxyvinyltransferase; amino-acid sequence: MNASQENLWPAPFASKSLDATVVVPGSKSLSNRYLILAALGHRPVRLVGLLRSRDTELMMDALRSLGVRCEIDEQVDTTVTVVPPSDGRFHGGTKVFCGLAGTVMRFVPGLAMFADGPVDFDGDEQAYARPMKPVLDGLEQLGACIEYRGEEGRLPFTITPPQTVSQRVKPSVVSIDSSGSSQFISGLLLIGSRVPGGLELHHTGEKTPSLPHIRMTVADLQGSGVRANADEHARVWTAQPGAVQLPETVTVEPDLSNAAPFLGAALIAGGTVRVPHWPESTTQPGVLLPGYLEHMGAEISFPVIDGVRYCEVTGSGHINGLGDFDLTAAGEIAPSLAAILLFADKPTRMLGIGHLRGHETNRLEALVNEITRVGGEARELADGLEIVPVPAMNLKPAEMETYADHRMATFAAMLGLKINGILIKNIATTAKTLPDFANMWTNMLA
- a CDS encoding YlcI/YnfO family protein: MPDSYKKLIKSNPDETEIRSFLVDGDQVSVTLRIPDTLRDAAKEEALRGMSFSAFVRTCMIEELAKKGARA
- a CDS encoding GIY-YIG nuclease family protein, giving the protein MIRVKTLTVQLIDEQPDRIRICRITGESLVTVIVPREDLAEAKSLPNIPQRGVYYLLDENHGNVSRVYAGQTTQGIARLDAHKTKKEFWNKAVMFLDDDQNISRDELDVLEAKAIDYVRTHGSYETDNSATPKPYVDPYKEESVERLHKRILFRMAALGYDLNRVDQGPAGAPAVFHTKKNGIRGAGRYDKATGHFTVLAGSKGTSRGPC
- a CDS encoding DUF4357 domain-containing protein, translating into MLKNVGVAVARREIFGDSCGTAELAEDIEFPTPSAAAVFVLGGSQNGWTEWVSDDGETLNQVYRSEGN
- the guaA gene encoding glutamine-hydrolyzing GMP synthase, producing MAAGPVLVVDFGAQYAQLIARRVREANVYSELVPHSMPVDEMLAKDPQAIILSGGPASVFEPGAPRVDKKLFEAGVPVLGICYGFQAMAYALGADVDKAALGEYGKTETFIDESKGLLEGSPADQNTWMSHGVAVKTAPEGFEVLAHTEGAPVAAMQDESRKLYGVQWHPEVKHTPMGQQLIETFLHKCAGLGNNWDASSIIEDQVAKIREKVGDAQVICGLSGGVDSAVAAALVHKAIGDQLTCVFVDHGLLRKGEAEQVKHDFVEATGIKLIAVDASEDFLTALKGVSEPEKKRKIIGEKFIRTFEKAQRQVIEEAGASGKEVKFLVQGTLYPDVVESGGGDGAANIKSHHNVGGLPDDIKFQLVEPLRTLFKDEVRAIGTELGLPDEIVWRQPFPGPGLGIRIIGEITKERLDLLREADAIAREELSKAGLDRDIWQCPVVLLADVHSVGVQGDERTYGSPIVLRPVSSEDAMTADWSRIPYDVLATISTRITNECRQINRVVLDCTSKPPATIEWE